One genomic window of Onychomys torridus chromosome 19, mOncTor1.1, whole genome shotgun sequence includes the following:
- the Rnf146 gene encoding E3 ubiquitin-protein ligase RNF146 isoform X2, whose product MAGCGEIDHSINMLPTNKKASESCSSAAPSLTVPECAICLQTCVHPVSLPCKHVFCYLCVKGASWLGKRCALCRQEIPEDFLDKPTLLSPEELKAASRGNGEYAWYYEGRNGWWQYDERTSRELEDAFSKGKKNTEMLIAGFLYVADLENMVQYRRNEHGRRRKIKRDIIDIPKKGVAGLRLDCDTNTVSLARESSADGADSVSAQTGASVQLPVPSSSRPLTSVDGQLTSPVTPSPDAGTSLEDSFAHLQLSGDSIAERSHRGEGEEDRESPPSSGRVPDTSVEETESDASSDSEDAPVVVAPHSLNQQRLLISNANQTVAERSDRSGTDRSVAGGGTMSVNVRSRRPDGQCTVTEV is encoded by the coding sequence TCTAACAGTTCCCGAGTGTGCCATCTGTCTACAAACATGCGTTCATCCCGTCAGTCTGCCCTGTAAGCATGTTTTCTGTTATCTGTGTGTAAAGGGCGCTTCATGGCTTGGGAAGCGATGTGCTCTTTGTCGACAAGAGATTCCTGAGGATTTTCTTGACAAGCCAACCTTGTTGTCACCGGAAGAACTTAAGGCTGCAAGTAGAGGAAATGGTGAATATGCATGGTATTATGAAGGAAGAAACGGGTGGTGGCAGTATGATGAGCGCACTAGTCGAGAGCTGGAAGATGCTTTTTCCAAAGGTAAAAAGAACACGGAAATGTTAATTGCTGGGTTTCTGTATGTTGCCGATCTTGAAAACATGGTTCAGTATAGGAGAAATGAACATGGACGTCGCAGGAAGATTAAGCGAGATATAATAGATATACCAAAGAAGGGAGTAGCTGGACTTAGGCTGGACTGTGACACTAATACTGTGAGTCTAGCAAGAGAAAGCTCTGCTGATGGTGCGGACAGTGTATCAGCACAGACTGGAGCTTCTGTTCAGCTTCCAGTGCCGTCTTCCTCAAGACCGCTAACATCAGTTGATGGTCAGTTAACCAGCCCGGTAACACCATCCCCGGATGCAGGCACTTCTCTGGAAGACTCTTTTGCTCATTTACAACTCAGTGGAGACAGCATAGCTGAACGGAGTCATAGAGGTGAAGGAGAAGAAGATCGTGAATCACCACCATCTTCTGGCAGAGTACCAGACACTTCAGTTGAAGAAACTGAATCGGATGCCAGTAGTGATAGTGAGGATGCCCCTGTGGTGGTCGCACCGCATTCCTTGAACCAGCAGAGACTTTTGATTTCAAATGCAAACCAGACAGTAGCTGAACGATCAGACCGATCGGGGACTGACCGATCAGTAGCAGGGGGTGGAACCATGAGTGTCAATGTCAGATCGAGAAGGCCTGATGGACAGTGCACAGTGACAGAGGTTTAA
- the Rnf146 gene encoding E3 ubiquitin-protein ligase RNF146 isoform X1 → MMAGCGEIDHSINMLPTNKKASESCSSAAPSLTVPECAICLQTCVHPVSLPCKHVFCYLCVKGASWLGKRCALCRQEIPEDFLDKPTLLSPEELKAASRGNGEYAWYYEGRNGWWQYDERTSRELEDAFSKGKKNTEMLIAGFLYVADLENMVQYRRNEHGRRRKIKRDIIDIPKKGVAGLRLDCDTNTVSLARESSADGADSVSAQTGASVQLPVPSSSRPLTSVDGQLTSPVTPSPDAGTSLEDSFAHLQLSGDSIAERSHRGEGEEDRESPPSSGRVPDTSVEETESDASSDSEDAPVVVAPHSLNQQRLLISNANQTVAERSDRSGTDRSVAGGGTMSVNVRSRRPDGQCTVTEV, encoded by the coding sequence TCTAACAGTTCCCGAGTGTGCCATCTGTCTACAAACATGCGTTCATCCCGTCAGTCTGCCCTGTAAGCATGTTTTCTGTTATCTGTGTGTAAAGGGCGCTTCATGGCTTGGGAAGCGATGTGCTCTTTGTCGACAAGAGATTCCTGAGGATTTTCTTGACAAGCCAACCTTGTTGTCACCGGAAGAACTTAAGGCTGCAAGTAGAGGAAATGGTGAATATGCATGGTATTATGAAGGAAGAAACGGGTGGTGGCAGTATGATGAGCGCACTAGTCGAGAGCTGGAAGATGCTTTTTCCAAAGGTAAAAAGAACACGGAAATGTTAATTGCTGGGTTTCTGTATGTTGCCGATCTTGAAAACATGGTTCAGTATAGGAGAAATGAACATGGACGTCGCAGGAAGATTAAGCGAGATATAATAGATATACCAAAGAAGGGAGTAGCTGGACTTAGGCTGGACTGTGACACTAATACTGTGAGTCTAGCAAGAGAAAGCTCTGCTGATGGTGCGGACAGTGTATCAGCACAGACTGGAGCTTCTGTTCAGCTTCCAGTGCCGTCTTCCTCAAGACCGCTAACATCAGTTGATGGTCAGTTAACCAGCCCGGTAACACCATCCCCGGATGCAGGCACTTCTCTGGAAGACTCTTTTGCTCATTTACAACTCAGTGGAGACAGCATAGCTGAACGGAGTCATAGAGGTGAAGGAGAAGAAGATCGTGAATCACCACCATCTTCTGGCAGAGTACCAGACACTTCAGTTGAAGAAACTGAATCGGATGCCAGTAGTGATAGTGAGGATGCCCCTGTGGTGGTCGCACCGCATTCCTTGAACCAGCAGAGACTTTTGATTTCAAATGCAAACCAGACAGTAGCTGAACGATCAGACCGATCGGGGACTGACCGATCAGTAGCAGGGGGTGGAACCATGAGTGTCAATGTCAGATCGAGAAGGCCTGATGGACAGTGCACAGTGACAGAGGTTTAA